In one window of Leifsonia sp. NPDC080035 DNA:
- a CDS encoding crosslink repair DNA glycosylase YcaQ family protein produces the protein MVEQVSPALARRIALAAQGFGRPRPATVGVRQLNGLIDRINLLQIDSVNVFERSHYLPAFARLGAYDKTLLDRLTFDARGPHTEYWAHEAAFIRKEDWPLFEWRMRFNRGRYGAEGGWFDSNRETVEWLRRELAANGPLAASEIEHDANTRTGPWWGWSAVKRALEMLFLMGEVAIAGRTRFQRRYALVEDVLPASVLDVSFETEDAVRELIRRSAVAHGIGTAKDFADYYRIKGAPALAAIRDLEDAGELIPVRVPGWESAGKPIPAWLHRDARRPRRIEAAALLSPFDPVVWYRDRALRVFGFHYRIEIYTPAPQRVYGYYSLPILLDDALVGRIDLKSDRQAGVLRVQSAWTEDGDGGRIAERLLPLLAETAAWQGLGAVEVAPGARGDLAPLLVTAGVGG, from the coding sequence GTGGTCGAACAGGTCTCCCCCGCTCTCGCACGCCGCATCGCTCTTGCCGCGCAGGGCTTCGGGCGTCCGCGTCCTGCGACAGTCGGCGTCCGGCAGCTGAACGGTCTCATCGACCGCATCAACCTGCTGCAGATCGATTCGGTGAACGTCTTCGAGCGCAGCCATTACCTGCCGGCGTTCGCACGGCTGGGCGCCTACGACAAGACCCTGCTCGACCGCCTGACGTTCGACGCGCGTGGACCGCACACCGAGTACTGGGCGCACGAGGCCGCCTTCATCCGCAAGGAGGACTGGCCGCTGTTCGAGTGGCGGATGCGGTTCAACCGGGGCCGCTACGGCGCGGAGGGCGGCTGGTTCGACAGCAACCGGGAGACGGTGGAGTGGCTGCGGCGCGAGCTCGCCGCCAACGGTCCACTCGCCGCGAGTGAGATCGAGCACGACGCCAACACGCGCACCGGTCCGTGGTGGGGCTGGTCGGCGGTGAAGCGCGCGCTCGAGATGCTGTTCCTGATGGGCGAGGTGGCGATCGCCGGCCGCACGCGGTTCCAGCGCCGGTACGCGCTGGTCGAGGACGTGCTCCCGGCGAGCGTGCTCGACGTGTCGTTCGAGACCGAGGACGCCGTCCGCGAGCTGATCCGCCGCTCGGCGGTGGCGCACGGCATCGGGACGGCCAAGGACTTCGCCGACTACTACCGGATCAAGGGGGCGCCCGCCCTCGCCGCCATCCGCGACCTGGAGGACGCCGGCGAGCTCATCCCGGTGCGCGTGCCTGGATGGGAGAGCGCGGGCAAGCCCATCCCCGCGTGGCTGCACCGGGATGCGCGGCGTCCGCGGCGCATCGAGGCGGCCGCGCTGCTCTCCCCGTTCGACCCGGTGGTCTGGTACCGCGATCGCGCTCTGCGGGTGTTCGGATTCCACTACCGCATCGAGATCTACACCCCGGCGCCGCAGCGGGTCTACGGCTACTACTCGCTCCCCATCCTGCTCGACGACGCTCTGGTCGGACGCATCGACCTGAAGAGCGACCGCCAGGCCGGCGTGCTGCGCGTCCAGTCGGCGTGGACCGAGGACGGCGACGGCGGCCGGATCGCGGAGCGCCTCCTCCCACTGCTGGCCGAGACCGCCGCGTGGCAGGGTCTCGGCGCCGTCGAGGTGGCGCCCGGCGCCCGCGGCGACCTGGCACCGCTGCTCGTCACCGCGGGCGTCGGCGGCTGA
- a CDS encoding ABC transporter permease subunit produces the protein MSRRAQPLRLGPGPIVRTVIWVILGAFFLIPLFSMLEFTLRTAKPGVYSFDRWATVFGGETTRYDRIYQGLGNSLVLAVVTVAIVLLVLLPTIVLVELRFPQLRRLLEGVCLLPIMIPAIVMVVGLAPTYAVVTQIFGSGAWTLAFAYGITVLPFAYRAIQSNVAAVDLVTLSEAARSLGASWGTVFWRVLVPNLRRGILAASALSVAVVLGEFTIASLLSRVNLQTSLLLVSQSDPFVAVIFALLALVFAFILLFVVDRVVSARRRAAKG, from the coding sequence ATGAGCCGGCGCGCGCAACCGCTGCGGCTCGGCCCCGGCCCGATCGTCCGCACGGTCATCTGGGTGATCCTCGGGGCGTTCTTCCTCATCCCGCTGTTCTCGATGCTGGAGTTCACGCTCCGCACCGCCAAGCCCGGCGTCTACAGCTTCGACCGCTGGGCCACCGTGTTCGGCGGCGAGACCACGCGCTACGACCGCATCTACCAGGGTCTCGGCAACTCGCTCGTGCTCGCGGTGGTGACGGTGGCGATCGTGCTGCTCGTGCTGCTGCCGACCATCGTGCTCGTGGAGCTGCGATTCCCGCAGCTGCGCCGGCTGCTGGAGGGCGTGTGCCTGCTGCCGATCATGATCCCGGCGATCGTGATGGTCGTCGGACTCGCGCCGACGTACGCGGTCGTCACGCAGATCTTCGGCTCCGGCGCCTGGACGCTGGCCTTCGCCTACGGCATCACCGTGCTGCCGTTCGCGTACCGCGCGATCCAGAGCAACGTCGCCGCGGTGGACCTGGTGACGCTCAGCGAGGCCGCCCGCTCCCTCGGCGCGAGCTGGGGGACGGTGTTCTGGCGGGTGCTGGTGCCGAACCTGCGCCGCGGCATCCTCGCTGCGTCCGCACTGTCGGTCGCGGTGGTGCTCGGTGAATTCACCATCGCGTCGCTCCTCAGCCGGGTGAATCTGCAGACCTCGCTGCTGCTGGTCTCGCAGTCCGACCCGTTCGTCGCGGTCATCTTCGCGCTGCTGGCGCTGGTGTTCGCGTTCATCCTCCTCTTCGTCGTCGACCGGGTGGTCAGCGCCCGGCGACGCGCCGCGAAAGGCTAG
- a CDS encoding hemolysin III family protein has translation MTPRITPEPEDVAEFLSEPATNLPPADAAVKADDTRGPDLPNIPLLDASPANPAELKPTWRGWIHAGTFPVTIAAGIVLICLAQGAPAKWASAVFMLTSMLLFGNSALYHRFNWKPRTKVVLKRIDHANIFLLIAGTYTPLAVLALPPSKGILLLAIVWAGALLGIGFRVFWITAPRWLYVPIYVLLGWAAMMYIVDLVNANVAMMVLVLVGGVFYTVGAVIYGLKRPNPVPGVFGFHEIFHTLTVLAFLCHWTATLLIALHPAYNG, from the coding sequence ATGACGCCGCGAATCACGCCAGAGCCCGAGGACGTCGCCGAGTTCCTTTCGGAGCCGGCCACGAACCTCCCGCCCGCCGACGCGGCCGTGAAGGCCGACGACACCCGGGGGCCCGACCTCCCGAACATCCCGCTGCTGGATGCATCGCCCGCCAATCCCGCCGAGCTGAAGCCCACCTGGCGCGGCTGGATCCACGCGGGCACCTTCCCGGTGACGATCGCCGCCGGGATCGTGCTGATCTGTCTGGCCCAGGGCGCGCCCGCGAAGTGGGCGTCCGCGGTGTTCATGCTGACCTCGATGCTGCTCTTCGGCAACTCGGCGCTCTACCACCGCTTCAACTGGAAGCCGCGCACGAAGGTCGTGCTCAAGCGCATCGACCACGCGAACATCTTCCTGCTCATCGCCGGCACGTACACCCCGCTCGCGGTGCTCGCGCTGCCGCCGTCGAAGGGCATCCTGCTGCTCGCCATCGTCTGGGCGGGCGCGCTGCTCGGCATCGGCTTCCGGGTGTTCTGGATCACCGCGCCGCGCTGGCTCTACGTGCCGATCTACGTGCTGCTCGGCTGGGCGGCGATGATGTACATCGTCGACCTGGTGAACGCGAACGTCGCCATGATGGTGCTCGTCCTCGTCGGCGGTGTCTTCTACACCGTGGGCGCCGTCATCTACGGGCTCAAGCGCCCGAACCCGGTGCCCGGCGTCTTCGGGTTCCACGAGATCTTCCACACGCTGACCGTGCTGGCGTTCCTCTGCCACTGGACGGCGACGCTCCTGATCGCGCTGCACCCCGCCTACAACGGCTAG
- the ilvA gene encoding threonine ammonia-lyase, translating to MATVTDPTRTPFAGPSLDEIEAARAIVSRVAQPTPMESSRYLTDVLGAPVLLKCENLQRTGSYKIRGAYNRLSKLTEEERARGVVAASAGNHAQGVAFAARELGIHATIFMPVGVAIPKFQATRAYGADVVLSGSIVDETLRAAADFATETGAVFIPPFDHPDVVAGQGTLGLEILEEAPEVTTIVVPIGGGGLISGVASAVKQRAAREGRTVRVIGVQAANAAAYPPSLAAGEPVDISLVTTIADGIAVSRPGALNFEIIREAVDEVVTVSEDDLARALLVLLERAKLVVEPAGAAGVAAILSGAVTAPEDGTLVAILSGGNIDPLLMQRVIGDGLAAADRYLKLSIMLPDRPGQLARIAEILAGVNANVVEVLHTRHGRGMQLSQVELNVSVETRGTEHRQHVIQALRAAGYDPVLEDD from the coding sequence GTGGCTACCGTGACTGATCCCACGCGCACTCCCTTCGCCGGGCCGAGCCTGGACGAGATCGAGGCCGCGCGCGCGATCGTGTCGAGGGTGGCGCAACCGACGCCGATGGAGAGCTCCCGGTACCTCACCGATGTGCTCGGCGCTCCTGTGCTGCTCAAGTGCGAGAACCTGCAGCGCACGGGCTCCTACAAGATCCGCGGCGCCTACAACCGGCTGTCGAAGCTGACCGAGGAGGAGCGCGCCCGCGGTGTCGTCGCCGCCTCGGCGGGCAACCACGCGCAGGGCGTCGCCTTCGCGGCACGCGAGCTCGGCATCCACGCCACGATCTTCATGCCGGTCGGCGTTGCGATCCCCAAGTTTCAGGCGACGCGGGCCTACGGCGCCGACGTCGTGCTGAGCGGCAGCATCGTCGATGAGACGCTGCGCGCCGCGGCCGACTTCGCAACCGAGACCGGGGCCGTCTTCATCCCGCCGTTCGACCATCCCGACGTGGTCGCCGGACAGGGCACGCTCGGGCTCGAGATCCTCGAGGAGGCGCCGGAGGTCACCACGATCGTCGTCCCGATCGGGGGCGGCGGTCTCATCTCCGGCGTCGCCAGCGCGGTCAAGCAGCGCGCCGCCCGCGAGGGCCGCACGGTGCGGGTCATCGGCGTGCAGGCCGCGAACGCGGCCGCCTACCCGCCCTCGCTCGCCGCGGGCGAGCCCGTCGACATCTCCCTCGTCACGACCATCGCCGACGGCATCGCGGTGAGCAGGCCGGGCGCGCTGAACTTCGAGATCATCCGCGAGGCGGTGGACGAGGTCGTCACCGTGTCGGAGGACGATCTCGCCCGCGCGCTGCTGGTGCTGCTGGAGCGCGCGAAGCTGGTCGTGGAGCCCGCGGGGGCTGCGGGGGTCGCCGCGATCCTGTCCGGCGCCGTGACCGCCCCCGAGGACGGGACCCTTGTCGCCATCCTCTCCGGAGGCAACATCGACCCGCTGCTCATGCAGCGCGTGATCGGCGACGGCCTCGCCGCCGCAGATCGCTATCTCAAGCTCTCGATCATGCTCCCCGACCGTCCCGGCCAGCTCGCCCGTATCGCGGAGATCCTGGCCGGAGTCAACGCGAACGTGGTCGAGGTGCTGCACACCCGGCATGGCCGCGGGATGCAGCTGAGCCAGGTGGAGCTGAACGTCTCCGTCGAGACGCGGGGGACCGAGCACCGCCAGCACGTCATCCAGGCGCTGCGCGCCGCGGGGTACGACCCGGTGCTCGAAGACGACTGA
- the mca gene encoding mycothiol conjugate amidase Mca produces MAVHAHPDDESSKGAGTAARYVADGDEVLIVSCTGGERGDVLNPGLDADALARAARDMAGLRRREMAAAQAVLGVQHRWLGYVDSGMAREDGTLPPDSFAALPLEFPLAPLVRLVRAFRPHVLVTYDENGGYPHPDHIRAHQVGVAAYRAAADPALFPDAGEPWQVSKLYYDRMFSGERLRAVHDALLAADPSSPMLERLREMRSWTDDAPSPATTRVDVGGYLETRDAALRSHASQVAPDDTFFFWPNDVLRAAWPTEDFQLIDSKVETQMPETDLFAGIEGRD; encoded by the coding sequence ATGGCCGTGCACGCCCACCCGGACGACGAGTCCAGCAAGGGTGCGGGCACCGCCGCGCGCTACGTGGCCGACGGCGACGAGGTGCTCATCGTCAGCTGCACCGGCGGCGAGCGCGGCGACGTGCTGAACCCGGGACTCGACGCGGATGCGCTGGCGCGCGCGGCACGCGACATGGCGGGCCTCCGCCGCCGCGAGATGGCGGCCGCGCAGGCCGTTCTCGGCGTGCAGCACCGGTGGCTCGGCTACGTCGACTCCGGCATGGCGCGCGAGGACGGGACGCTGCCGCCGGACTCCTTCGCGGCGCTGCCACTCGAGTTCCCGCTCGCCCCGCTGGTCCGCCTCGTCCGCGCGTTCCGGCCGCACGTGCTCGTCACCTACGACGAGAACGGCGGCTATCCGCATCCCGACCACATCCGCGCCCACCAGGTCGGAGTCGCCGCCTACCGCGCGGCCGCCGACCCGGCGCTGTTCCCGGACGCCGGCGAGCCCTGGCAGGTGTCCAAGCTCTACTACGACCGGATGTTCAGCGGCGAGCGTCTCCGTGCCGTCCACGACGCGCTGCTGGCCGCCGACCCGTCCTCGCCGATGCTCGAACGGCTGCGGGAGATGCGATCCTGGACGGACGACGCGCCGTCGCCCGCGACGACCAGGGTCGATGTCGGCGGCTACCTCGAGACCAGGGACGCCGCCCTCCGCTCTCACGCGAGCCAGGTGGCGCCCGACGACACCTTCTTCTTCTGGCCGAACGACGTGCTCCGCGCGGCGTGGCCCACCGAAGACTTCCAGCTCATCGACTCGAAAGTGGAGACCCAGATGCCTGAGACCGACCTGTTCGCCGGAATCGAGGGGCGCGACTGA
- a CDS encoding ABC transporter ATP-binding protein, which yields MSALETAPRVGSTVALDGLVRDFGGGAGLAGFSLEAEPGEFIALLGPSGCGKTTALRSLAGLERVDSGRILIDGRDVTDEPTSRRDLGMVFQSYSLFPHLTSGQNVEFGLRMRRVPAAERRRRAAEALALVGLDHHADRYAHQLSGGQQQRVALARALVTEPRVLLLDEPLSALDAKVRVQLREEIRRIQTELGITTFFVTHDQEEALAVADRVAVMRAGAIEQIGTPEELYHRPATAFVAEFVGLTNRVPGVVTAGRLEVLGQTVPTVASVADGPVTAYLRPEDLLLAADGLPAEVLTTSFLGALRRTRVRLSDGSELAVQHGARENPVPGERVHLALSGTPVTVAPAS from the coding sequence ATGTCCGCATTGGAAACCGCACCCCGGGTCGGATCGACCGTCGCCCTCGACGGCCTCGTCCGCGACTTCGGCGGGGGCGCCGGCCTCGCCGGCTTCTCGCTGGAGGCCGAGCCCGGTGAGTTCATCGCCCTGCTCGGCCCGAGCGGCTGCGGCAAGACCACCGCGCTGCGCTCGCTCGCGGGTCTCGAGCGCGTCGACTCCGGCCGCATCCTCATCGACGGCCGGGATGTCACGGACGAGCCGACAAGCCGCCGCGACCTGGGGATGGTGTTCCAGTCGTACTCGCTGTTCCCGCACCTGACCTCGGGTCAGAACGTGGAGTTCGGGCTGCGGATGCGCCGGGTCCCGGCAGCCGAGCGGCGGCGGCGTGCCGCCGAGGCGCTCGCGCTGGTCGGCCTCGACCACCACGCCGACCGGTACGCGCACCAGCTCTCCGGCGGCCAGCAGCAGCGCGTGGCGCTGGCGCGGGCCCTGGTCACCGAGCCGCGCGTCCTGCTCCTCGACGAGCCGCTGTCCGCGCTCGACGCCAAGGTGCGGGTGCAGCTCCGGGAGGAGATCCGCCGCATCCAGACCGAGCTCGGCATCACCACCTTCTTCGTGACGCACGACCAGGAGGAGGCGCTCGCGGTCGCCGACCGCGTCGCCGTGATGCGGGCGGGGGCGATCGAGCAGATCGGCACGCCCGAGGAGCTGTACCACCGGCCGGCGACGGCGTTCGTCGCCGAGTTCGTCGGGCTCACGAACCGCGTCCCCGGCGTGGTCACGGCGGGCCGGCTGGAAGTGCTCGGCCAGACGGTGCCGACGGTCGCGTCGGTCGCCGACGGACCCGTGACCGCCTACCTCCGCCCGGAGGACCTGCTGCTCGCCGCCGACGGACTGCCCGCCGAGGTGCTGACCACGAGCTTCCTCGGCGCGCTGCGCCGCACCCGCGTGCGCTTGTCCGACGGTTCCGAGCTTGCCGTGCAGCACGGCGCGCGCGAGAATCCGGTTCCGGGGGAGCGAGTGCACCTCGCGCTCTCGGGCACCCCTGTCACGGTCGCTCCCGCGTCCTGA
- a CDS encoding ABC transporter substrate-binding protein, with the protein MINKRARAAGLAAAATVVALSLAACSGGADASGSSTDSSKVATATDVASAGGMDALVAAAKKEGSLNIIATPGDWANYQEIFDGFTKKYGITINPSQDSASSQEEIDAAKKLKGQDTAPDTFDIGSSVALANTEYFAPYKPTGFADIPDDQKEKDGLWKVGYYGVMAVGYDANKIKTAPKSFDDLLKPEFKGAVALNGNPTQAAAAAGAVAYATLQNGGTLDDLTPGIDWFTKLKKAGNWNAADGKPNTIASGETPVLLDWSFNQKGYTTSDTIKSGGIDWKYVVLPGTAYVGYYNQAINKDAPHPAAARLWEEYLYSDAAQNAWLKGGAYPARVNAMEKAGTLDTAEFPGKLDEVAVMTDKQATDAGTLLNAKWANAVG; encoded by the coding sequence GTGATCAACAAGCGCGCTCGTGCCGCCGGCCTCGCCGCCGCCGCGACCGTCGTCGCCCTGTCCCTCGCCGCCTGCTCCGGCGGCGCGGACGCCAGCGGCAGCAGCACCGACAGCAGCAAGGTCGCCACCGCCACCGACGTCGCGTCGGCCGGCGGGATGGACGCCCTGGTCGCCGCCGCCAAGAAGGAGGGCAGCCTCAACATCATCGCCACCCCCGGCGACTGGGCGAACTACCAGGAGATCTTCGACGGCTTCACCAAGAAGTACGGCATCACGATCAACCCGAGCCAGGACAGCGCGTCCAGCCAGGAGGAGATCGACGCCGCGAAGAAGCTGAAGGGCCAGGACACCGCGCCGGACACGTTCGACATCGGATCCTCGGTGGCGCTCGCGAACACCGAGTACTTCGCGCCGTACAAGCCGACCGGCTTCGCCGACATCCCCGACGACCAGAAGGAGAAGGACGGCCTCTGGAAGGTCGGCTATTACGGCGTCATGGCGGTCGGCTACGACGCCAACAAGATCAAGACCGCACCGAAGAGCTTCGACGACCTGCTGAAGCCGGAGTTCAAGGGCGCCGTCGCGCTGAACGGCAACCCGACCCAGGCGGCCGCCGCGGCCGGCGCCGTCGCGTACGCCACCCTGCAGAACGGCGGGACGCTGGACGATCTGACCCCCGGCATCGACTGGTTCACCAAGCTCAAGAAGGCCGGCAACTGGAACGCCGCCGACGGCAAGCCGAACACGATCGCCTCCGGTGAGACCCCGGTGCTGCTCGACTGGTCGTTCAACCAGAAGGGCTACACCACCTCCGACACCATCAAGTCGGGCGGGATCGACTGGAAGTACGTCGTCCTCCCCGGCACCGCGTACGTCGGCTACTACAACCAGGCCATCAACAAGGACGCCCCGCACCCGGCTGCCGCGCGCCTCTGGGAGGAGTACCTCTACAGCGACGCCGCCCAGAACGCCTGGCTCAAGGGCGGCGCCTACCCGGCCCGCGTGAACGCCATGGAGAAGGCCGGAACGCTCGACACCGCGGAGTTCCCCGGCAAGCTCGACGAGGTCGCCGTCATGACCGACAAGCAGGCGACGGACGCGGGAACGCTGCTGAACGCCAAGTGGGCCAACGCGGTCGGCTGA
- a CDS encoding ABC transporter permease, with amino-acid sequence MGQRGRLMTETIAAAPAVDAAAAGVASRDSRRQPSSTAGRRRRRGGAAVFGLTPFAFYVVVFLAIPTLVAVGSGFLDENGRFTWSNITGLAEPAIAGSFFGAFWLSAVTAIVGAIAGAALCFAMLQSRPGGVARSLVDSASSVLAQFGGVMLAFAFIATIGAQGLVTVLLRNQFHINIYENGVWLYTVPGLILPYLYFQIPLMVITFLPALEGLRPQWLEATATLGGSRWTYWTRVGGPILLPSFLGSLLLLFANAFSSYATAAALVGQANNIVSLQIRQALISETVLGRANLAGSMALGMLVVMIVVMLAYSALVRRTARWQR; translated from the coding sequence GTGGGCCAACGCGGTCGGCTGATGACCGAGACCATCGCCGCGGCTCCCGCGGTCGATGCCGCTGCCGCCGGGGTCGCCTCGCGTGACTCCCGGCGGCAGCCGTCGTCCACGGCGGGCCGCCGACGCCGGCGGGGCGGTGCGGCCGTCTTCGGCCTGACCCCCTTCGCCTTCTACGTCGTCGTCTTCCTCGCCATCCCCACGCTCGTCGCCGTCGGCAGCGGCTTCCTCGACGAGAACGGCCGCTTCACGTGGTCGAACATCACGGGACTCGCCGAGCCGGCCATCGCCGGCTCCTTCTTCGGCGCGTTCTGGCTGTCCGCGGTGACCGCGATCGTCGGCGCGATCGCCGGGGCGGCGCTCTGCTTCGCGATGCTGCAGTCCCGTCCTGGAGGCGTCGCCCGCTCGCTGGTGGACTCCGCCAGCAGCGTGCTCGCCCAGTTCGGCGGCGTCATGCTCGCCTTCGCCTTCATCGCGACGATCGGTGCCCAGGGCCTGGTGACCGTGCTGCTGCGCAACCAGTTCCACATCAACATCTACGAGAACGGCGTGTGGCTCTACACGGTGCCCGGGCTCATCCTGCCCTACCTGTACTTCCAGATCCCGCTCATGGTGATCACCTTCCTGCCTGCGCTGGAGGGCCTTCGCCCGCAGTGGCTGGAGGCGACCGCGACCCTCGGCGGCAGCCGCTGGACGTACTGGACGCGCGTCGGCGGCCCCATCCTGCTGCCGTCGTTCCTCGGCAGCCTCCTCCTGCTGTTCGCGAACGCCTTCTCGTCGTACGCCACCGCGGCGGCGCTCGTCGGTCAGGCGAACAACATCGTCTCGCTGCAGATCCGCCAGGCGCTCATCTCCGAGACGGTGCTCGGCCGCGCGAACCTCGCGGGATCGATGGCGCTCGGGATGCTCGTCGTGATGATCGTCGTCATGCTCGCCTACTCGGCTCTCGTGCGGCGGACGGCGCGGTGGCAGCGATGA
- a CDS encoding DUF4307 domain-containing protein: protein MATETTLESRYGRTPSRRRRDRWLLTGGAVAILAVMVVWVFWAGWDNNQADLEATDTAYTITDAHHVDISFTINAPPGTPVTCAIQALNEDFAIVGWRIVSFPGADKRVTAHTETIRTTQQSNTGLINTCWLT from the coding sequence ATGGCCACCGAGACCACCCTGGAGTCGCGGTACGGCCGCACCCCCTCCCGTCGCCGCCGCGACCGCTGGCTGCTCACCGGTGGGGCGGTCGCCATCCTGGCCGTCATGGTCGTGTGGGTGTTCTGGGCGGGATGGGACAACAACCAGGCCGACCTCGAGGCGACGGACACGGCGTACACGATCACCGACGCCCACCACGTGGACATCAGCTTCACCATCAACGCCCCGCCCGGCACACCGGTCACCTGCGCCATCCAGGCGCTCAACGAGGACTTCGCGATCGTCGGCTGGCGCATCGTCAGCTTCCCCGGCGCGGACAAGCGCGTGACCGCGCACACCGAGACGATCAGGACCACGCAGCAGAGCAATACGGGTTTGATTAACACCTGCTGGCTGACCTAG
- a CDS encoding AI-2E family transporter has product MADSDSTGAGPVPPAQPATTPARARFLRRRRDLETPETGPIDESLPRGVRLAGAWSWRLLVIGAVIAVAIFLIVQLRLIVVPVLIAVLLGALLVPFKDLLVRHRWPRWLAIVATLLALVIVVGGLFYVVIWQIARESGDLREQSMTAFDQFRAWLTTGPLGLTEGQINGAFASIWKTIQEDSAVYISGALSVGSTLGHVLAGALLTLFSVLFILIDGRGIWHWVVRVFPKKARAAVDGAGQEGWRTLRNFAKVQILVASIDALGIGLGAFFLGLPLVLPIAVLVFLGSFIPIVGAVVTGALAVFVALVFKGWVFAVIMLAVVLLVQQIEGHVLQPLIMGSAVKVHPLAVVLAVAAGSLLAGIPGALFAVPFVAVLNVMVHYVSSGAWRAKPPEEWAPPAGPIWETVPRPPRRPRAD; this is encoded by the coding sequence ATGGCAGACAGCGACTCCACCGGCGCCGGTCCGGTCCCGCCGGCACAGCCCGCAACGACACCGGCCCGAGCGCGCTTCCTGCGCCGGCGCCGCGACCTGGAGACGCCGGAGACCGGCCCGATCGACGAATCGCTGCCCCGCGGCGTCCGGCTCGCCGGGGCCTGGTCGTGGCGCCTGCTTGTGATCGGCGCGGTGATCGCGGTCGCGATCTTCCTGATCGTCCAGCTGCGGCTCATCGTCGTCCCCGTGCTGATCGCGGTGCTCCTCGGTGCGCTCCTGGTGCCGTTCAAGGACCTCCTGGTCCGGCACCGCTGGCCGCGGTGGCTGGCCATCGTGGCGACGCTGCTCGCGCTCGTGATCGTGGTCGGGGGCCTCTTCTACGTCGTCATCTGGCAGATCGCGCGCGAAAGCGGGGATCTGCGGGAGCAGTCGATGACGGCCTTCGACCAGTTCCGGGCCTGGCTGACGACGGGTCCGCTCGGCCTGACCGAGGGGCAGATCAACGGCGCGTTCGCCTCCATCTGGAAGACGATCCAGGAGGACAGCGCCGTCTACATCTCGGGCGCCCTCTCGGTCGGCTCCACGCTCGGGCACGTTCTCGCCGGCGCCCTGCTCACCCTCTTCAGCGTGCTGTTCATCCTCATCGACGGACGCGGGATCTGGCACTGGGTCGTCCGCGTCTTCCCCAAGAAGGCGCGCGCGGCCGTCGACGGCGCCGGCCAGGAGGGCTGGCGGACGCTGCGCAACTTCGCGAAGGTCCAGATCCTGGTCGCGTCCATCGACGCGCTCGGCATCGGCCTCGGCGCCTTCTTCCTCGGGCTGCCGCTGGTGCTGCCGATCGCGGTGCTCGTCTTCCTCGGCTCGTTCATCCCGATCGTCGGCGCCGTCGTCACCGGAGCGCTCGCGGTGTTCGTCGCGCTCGTCTTCAAGGGCTGGGTGTTCGCCGTCATCATGCTGGCGGTCGTCCTGCTGGTGCAGCAGATCGAGGGTCACGTGCTGCAGCCGCTGATCATGGGCAGCGCCGTGAAGGTGCACCCGCTCGCCGTGGTGCTGGCGGTGGCGGCGGGATCCCTGCTCGCCGGCATCCCCGGGGCGCTCTTCGCGGTGCCGTTCGTGGCCGTGCTGAACGTGATGGTGCACTACGTCTCGTCGGGTGCGTGGCGCGCCAAGCCGCCGGAGGAGTGGGCGCCACCGGCAGGACCGATCTGGGAGACGGTGCCGCGTCCGCCTCGCCGGCCGCGGGCCGACTGA
- the greA gene encoding transcription elongation factor GreA codes for MSQESQVTFLTQDAYDRLAAELEELSVNGRNEIAKRIEAAREEGDLKENGGYHAAKDEQGKIEARIVQLTNLLRSATVGEAPESHGVVEPGTVITATIAGDESVFLIGNREIAAGTDLPVYSEQSPLGAAILGLKVGEKTEYTAPNGRQIKVEVTKVETYSGQ; via the coding sequence ATGTCCCAGGAGTCCCAGGTCACGTTTCTGACCCAGGATGCGTACGACCGTCTCGCGGCGGAACTCGAGGAGCTCAGCGTCAACGGCCGTAACGAGATCGCGAAGCGCATCGAGGCGGCCCGCGAGGAGGGCGACCTCAAGGAGAACGGCGGGTACCACGCGGCGAAGGACGAGCAGGGCAAGATCGAGGCCCGCATCGTCCAGCTCACCAACCTGCTGCGCAGCGCCACCGTCGGCGAGGCGCCGGAGAGCCACGGCGTCGTCGAGCCGGGCACCGTCATCACCGCCACGATTGCCGGCGACGAGAGCGTGTTCCTGATCGGCAACCGCGAGATCGCCGCGGGCACCGACCTGCCCGTCTACAGCGAGCAGAGCCCGCTCGGCGCGGCCATCCTCGGCCTGAAGGTGGGCGAGAAGACGGAGTACACCGCTCCCAACGGCCGCCAGATCAAGGTCGAGGTCACCAAGGTCGAGACCTACTCCGGCCAGTAG